The following are encoded together in the Lactuca sativa cultivar Salinas chromosome 1, Lsat_Salinas_v11, whole genome shotgun sequence genome:
- the LOC111915921 gene encoding hydroxyethylthiazole kinase: MADQKQQEVINSWGLKSWTYLSSLRQQSPLIQCITNFVSMDIMANTLLAAGASPAMVHSILEIPDFTPHTKSVLINVGTLTPDWLPAMKAAAGLAKQLGKPWVLDPAAVGASSFRLKACLELIELKPTVIRGNGSEIIALSMASIGSTKGADSLHESSDAIESAKSLAKSSGSIVAISGSVDFVTDGERVVGAHNGVPMMQKITASGCSVTALIAAFVAIDPTHAFEATASAFSVFGLAGEIGMELSLGPASLRMHLIDSLHRLDQDTVLDRVTITSFS; the protein is encoded by the exons ATGGCTGACCAGAAACAGCAAGAAGTTATCAATTCATGGGGTTTAAAATCATGGACGTACCTCTCATCTCTCCGGCAACAATCGCCATTAATACAATGCATCACCAATTTCGTATCCATGGATATAATGGCCAATACCCTCTTAGCCGCCGGTGCATCACCAGCTATGGTCCACTCGATTCTCGAAATCCCAGACTTCACTCCTCATACAAAATCCGTCCTTATAAACGTCGGAACCCTCACCCCAGATTGGTTGCCGGCCATGAAAGCTGCCGCCGGTCTAGCAAAGCAATTGGGCAAGCCTTGGGTTCTCGATCCAGCTGCCGTTGGTGCTTCTAGTTTCCGATTAAAGGCATGTCTTGAGCTTATTGAACTTAAACCTACTGTTATTCGAGGAAACGGGTCCGAGATTATTGCTCTTTCCATGGCTTCCATTGGTTCCACCAAG GGTGCCGATAGCTTGCACGAATCTAGTGATGCTATTGAATCCGCGAAATCTTTAGCGAAATCGAGCGGCAGTATAGTTGCGATTTCAGGATCGGTTGACTTTGTTACAGATGGTGAAAGAGTTGTCGGTGCACATAACGGAGTTCCGATGATGCAAAAGATAACGGCGAGCGGATGTTCAGTCACTGCTCTGATTGCTGCTTTTGTTGCAATTGACCCAACACACGCCTTTGAAGCAACTGCATCTGCTTTTTCTGTATTTGGTTTGGCCGGCGAGATCGGAATGGAATTGTCATTAGGTCCGGCGTCACTGAGAATGCATCTGATTGATTCCCTCCATAGGCTCGATCAAGACACTGTTCTTGATCGTGTTACCATCACTAGCTTCTCGTGA
- the LOC111915920 gene encoding dirigent protein 16 encodes MSKHSSTTTIFTILIVIAIIHPRILNVSAIDPTPEPGVHVFELYMHDILGGSNPTARPVTGLLGNIYSGQVPFARRIGFRAPSGGIAIPNANGAIPTINPNGIPLGTGLVGTQFANLNNNNNNNNIQNQIAAQLGPDGLGLGFGTITVIDDLLTANAKQGSQTLGKAQGVYVASSADGSRQMMTFTAVMEGGEYGDSINFFGVYKIGSTMSRLSITGGTGKFLHACGFAEVRSLIPAGQIVADGVESLLRLTVHLSY; translated from the coding sequence atgtcaaaacattCATCAACAACAACCATATTCACAATTCTCATAGTCATAGCAATCATTCATCCAAGAATCTTAAACGTATCAGCAATCGACCCCACACCCGAACCCGGGGTCCATGTTTTCGAGCTATACATGCACGATATCCTAGGTGGAAGCAACCCCACAGCTAGACCCGTGACCGGGCTCTTAGGCAACATATACAGCGGTCAAGTCCCATTCGCTAGACGCATCGGATTCCGTGCCCCATCAGGCGGAATCGCAATTCCGAACGCCAACGGAGCCATTCCAACCATCAACCCAAACGGAATCCCACTCGGAACTGGCCTAGTCGGAACACAATTCGCAAACCtgaacaataacaataacaacaacaacattcaGAACCAGATCGCAGCCCAATTGGGCCCCGATGGGCTTGGGCTCGGGTTCGGCACGATTACAGTGATTGATGATTTGTTGACCGCTAATGCTAAACAGGGTTCGCAGACATTGGGGAAAGCACAAGGTGTGTACGTTGCCAGCTCAGCAGATGGAAGTAGACAAATGATGACGTTTACGGCTGTGATGGAAGGAGGGGAGTATGGTGATAGTATTAACTTTTTTGGAGTGTACAAGATTGGAAGCACGATGTCCCGCTTGTCGATAACGGGTGGGACCGGGAAGTTTTTGCACGCTTGCGGGTTTGCTGAGGTTCGATCACTTATACCCGCGGGTCAAATTGTGGCTGATGGGGTCGAGTCTTTGTTGAGGTTGACTGTGCACCTTTCTTACTAA
- the LOC111915922 gene encoding PHD finger protein ING1 isoform X2, with translation MSFLEDFQASLEPLPNILQRKYALLRDLDKSLQDIQRQNELHCIQEIEGFKEGVKSGNIAPGTSLNKFSDEAQDEQKHAIRIADEKVTLAVQAYDLVDAHIQQLDQYLKKLEEQRRAGSTGLNPDGNGKTGKSEGGRGGRKKSRVGGAAATAAAAAANAPSMDLDLPVDPNEPTYCFCNQVSYGEMVACDNPDCKIEWFHYGCVGLKEQPKGKWYCSDCGGMQKRKGK, from the exons ATGTCGTTTCTCGAGGACTTTCAAGCTA GTTTGGAGCCATTGCCAAACATCTTACAGAGGAAGTATGCATTATTACGTGACTTGGATAAAAGTTTGCAAG ATATTCAAAGGCAAAATGAATTACATTGCATACAGGAAATCGAGGGATTTAAAGAGGGAGTTAAATCTGGAAACATTGCACCAGGTACTTCACTTAATAAATTCTCAGATGAGGCACAAGATGAGCAAAAACATGCTATCAGAATTGCTGATGAAAAAGTTACTCTTGCTGTTCAAGCATATGATTTG GTGGATGCTCATATTCAACAACTTGATCAGTATCTCAAAAAACTAGAAGAACAACGCCGTG CTGGATCAACTGGTTTGAACCCTGATGGCAATGGGAAAACAGGAAAGAGTGAAGGTGGTAGAGGAGGACGAAAAaa GAGTCGGGTAGGTGGGGCAGCCGCCACAGCGGCGGCAGCAGCTGCAAATGCACCGAGTATGGATTTGGATCTGCCCGTGGATCCTAATGAGCCAACATATTGTTTCTGCAACCAAGTGAGCTATGGGGAGATGGTGGCATGTGATAATCCTGAT TGCAAGATTGAGTGGTTTCATTACGGGTGTGTTGGTCTGAAAGAGCAACCGAAAGGGAAATGGTATTGTAGTGATTGTGGTGGGATGCAAAAGCGTAAGGGTAAATGA
- the LOC111915922 gene encoding PHD finger protein ING1 isoform X1 yields the protein MSFLEDFQASLEPLPNILQRKYALLRDLDKSLQDIQRQNELHCIQEIEGFKEGVKSGNIAPGTSLNKFSDEAQDEQKHAIRIADEKVTLAVQAYDLVDAHIQQLDQYLKKLEEQRREKDNAAAAGSTGLNPDGNGKTGKSEGGRGGRKKSRVGGAAATAAAAAANAPSMDLDLPVDPNEPTYCFCNQVSYGEMVACDNPDCKIEWFHYGCVGLKEQPKGKWYCSDCGGMQKRKGK from the exons ATGTCGTTTCTCGAGGACTTTCAAGCTA GTTTGGAGCCATTGCCAAACATCTTACAGAGGAAGTATGCATTATTACGTGACTTGGATAAAAGTTTGCAAG ATATTCAAAGGCAAAATGAATTACATTGCATACAGGAAATCGAGGGATTTAAAGAGGGAGTTAAATCTGGAAACATTGCACCAGGTACTTCACTTAATAAATTCTCAGATGAGGCACAAGATGAGCAAAAACATGCTATCAGAATTGCTGATGAAAAAGTTACTCTTGCTGTTCAAGCATATGATTTG GTGGATGCTCATATTCAACAACTTGATCAGTATCTCAAAAAACTAGAAGAACAACGCCGTG AAAAGGATAATGCTGCTGCAGCTGGATCAACTGGTTTGAACCCTGATGGCAATGGGAAAACAGGAAAGAGTGAAGGTGGTAGAGGAGGACGAAAAaa GAGTCGGGTAGGTGGGGCAGCCGCCACAGCGGCGGCAGCAGCTGCAAATGCACCGAGTATGGATTTGGATCTGCCCGTGGATCCTAATGAGCCAACATATTGTTTCTGCAACCAAGTGAGCTATGGGGAGATGGTGGCATGTGATAATCCTGAT TGCAAGATTGAGTGGTTTCATTACGGGTGTGTTGGTCTGAAAGAGCAACCGAAAGGGAAATGGTATTGTAGTGATTGTGGTGGGATGCAAAAGCGTAAGGGTAAATGA